One window of the Pseudomonas sihuiensis genome contains the following:
- a CDS encoding DUF4398 domain-containing protein → MELAAMKTHTEKAPRSRLHGIKLAALALGSSLVLAGCAGNPPSEQYAVTQSAVNSAISAGGTEFAAVEMKSAQDKLKEAELAMHEKEYEKARRLAEQAEWDARLAERKAQAAKAEQALQDARQGVQELREEGMRNAQ, encoded by the coding sequence ATGGAGTTAGCCGCCATGAAGACCCATACCGAGAAAGCCCCGCGCAGCCGCCTGCACGGGATCAAACTGGCTGCCCTGGCACTGGGTAGCAGCCTGGTGCTGGCTGGCTGTGCGGGTAACCCGCCCAGCGAGCAATACGCCGTGACGCAGTCTGCCGTGAACTCGGCGATCAGCGCCGGGGGTACCGAGTTTGCCGCCGTGGAAATGAAGTCCGCGCAGGACAAGCTAAAAGAGGCCGAGCTGGCCATGCACGAAAAAGAGTATGAGAAAGCCCGTCGCCTGGCTGAACAGGCCGAGTGGGATGCTCGACTCGCCGAGCGCAAGGCCCAGGCCGCCAAAGCCGAGCAGGCTTTGCAGGACGCCCGTCAGGGTGTTCAGGAACTGCGTGAGGAAGGCATGCGTAACGCTCAGTAA
- a CDS encoding OmpA family protein: MRKHVMIPALLALSVGLAACSHQPNANLESARSNFSSLQSDPQASKVAALETKEAQEWLNKADKAYMEKEDEKKVDQLAYLTNKRVEVAKQTIVLRNAEAELKNSSAQRAQALLDARDAQIRKLQDSLNAKQTERGTLVTFGDVLFDFNKAELKSSALPNVTQLARFLQENPERQVIVEGYTDSVGSASYNQGLSERRAESVRRALIRAGVEPTRIVAQGYGKEYPVADNSSDSGRAQNRRVEVTISNDNQPVAPRSATGA, encoded by the coding sequence ATGCGTAAACACGTGATGATCCCCGCCCTTCTGGCTCTGAGCGTCGGCCTGGCCGCCTGCTCGCACCAGCCCAATGCCAACCTGGAGTCGGCGCGTAGCAACTTCTCCTCGCTGCAGAGCGATCCGCAGGCGAGCAAGGTTGCTGCGCTGGAAACCAAGGAAGCCCAGGAATGGCTGAACAAGGCCGACAAGGCCTACATGGAAAAGGAAGACGAGAAGAAGGTCGACCAACTGGCCTACCTGACCAACAAGCGCGTCGAGGTAGCCAAGCAGACCATCGTCCTGCGTAACGCCGAAGCCGAGCTGAAGAACTCCTCGGCGCAGCGCGCCCAGGCCCTGCTCGATGCTCGCGACGCGCAGATCCGCAAGTTGCAGGACAGCCTCAACGCCAAGCAGACCGAACGCGGCACCCTGGTGACCTTCGGTGACGTCCTGTTCGACTTCAACAAGGCCGAACTCAAGAGCAGCGCACTGCCCAACGTCACCCAGCTGGCACGTTTTCTCCAGGAAAACCCGGAGCGCCAGGTGATCGTCGAGGGTTATACCGACAGCGTCGGCTCGGCCAGCTACAACCAGGGCCTGTCCGAGCGTCGCGCCGAGTCCGTACGTCGCGCACTGATTCGCGCTGGCGTGGAGCCGACGCGCATCGTCGCCCAGGGTTATGGCAAGGAGTATCCGGTAGCGGACAACTCCAGTGACTCCGGTCGCGCGCAGAACCGTCGTGTGGAGGTGACCATCTCCAACGACAATCAGCCGGTCGCTCCGCGTTCGGCTACCGGAGCCTGA
- a CDS encoding alpha/beta hydrolase, whose amino-acid sequence MRRPCRRARRCAPVASSLRALVLLLASLWLVGCSGLLFYPEPGLPITPARAGLEYRDIELRAADGTRLHAWWLPAKPGVQVKGTVLHLHGNGGNLAWHLGGVHWLPEQGYQVLMLDYRGYGLSEGKPRLPEVYQDIDAAFVWLEQAPQVQGAPLFLLGQSLGGALAVHYLAEHPERQSTLQAIALDGVPASYRDVARHALSKSWLTWPLQVPLSWLVPDGDSAIHSIDRLAGAPLLIYHSVDDAIVPLSNGQRLYQAARPPRAFQATRGPHVQTFAEPAWRQSLLAFFVAPQAYVERLGPATESATESPQ is encoded by the coding sequence ATGCGGCGACCGTGCAGGCGCGCGAGGAGGTGCGCGCCGGTGGCAAGTAGCCTGCGAGCACTGGTCTTGCTGCTGGCCAGTCTGTGGTTGGTCGGTTGCAGCGGTCTGTTGTTCTACCCGGAGCCGGGTTTACCGATCACTCCGGCTCGCGCTGGCCTGGAATACCGTGACATCGAGCTGCGTGCCGCCGATGGCACGCGTCTGCATGCCTGGTGGTTGCCGGCCAAGCCTGGGGTGCAGGTCAAGGGCACGGTGCTGCATCTGCATGGCAATGGCGGCAACCTGGCCTGGCACCTGGGCGGCGTTCACTGGCTGCCGGAACAGGGCTATCAGGTGCTGATGCTGGATTATCGCGGCTACGGTCTGTCCGAAGGCAAGCCGCGACTGCCGGAGGTCTATCAGGACATCGATGCCGCTTTCGTCTGGCTCGAACAGGCGCCGCAGGTGCAGGGCGCGCCGCTTTTCCTGCTCGGGCAGAGCCTCGGTGGTGCGTTGGCCGTGCATTATCTGGCCGAGCATCCCGAGCGCCAATCGACCTTGCAGGCCATCGCACTGGACGGTGTGCCGGCCAGCTATCGCGACGTCGCCCGCCATGCGCTGAGCAAGTCCTGGTTGACCTGGCCGCTGCAGGTACCGCTGTCCTGGCTGGTGCCGGACGGCGACAGCGCGATTCACAGCATCGATCGACTCGCAGGCGCGCCCTTGCTGATCTATCACAGTGTTGACGACGCGATCGTGCCGCTTTCCAATGGCCAGCGTTTGTATCAAGCTGCGCGCCCGCCACGCGCCTTTCAGGCGACCCGTGGCCCGCACGTGCAAACCTTTGCCGAGCCCGCCTGGCGTCAGTCGCTACTGGCGTTCTTCGTCGCGCCGCAGGCCTACGTCGAGCGCCTGGGACCGGCTACCGAATCCGCAACAGAGAGTCCGCAATGA
- a CDS encoding TIGR00266 family protein — MPSHQLEYEILGASAQSVEIILDPGETVIAEAGAMNYMTDGVRFETRMGDGSSSGLLGKLWSVGKRMLTGESLFMTHFSNAGKSQARVAFAAPYPGTVVPIDLAKIGGRLICQKDAFLCAAHGTRIGISFAKRLGAGFFGGEGFILQKLEGDGLAFVHAGGTVIRKELNNETLRLDTGCLVAFSSGIDYDIALAGGLKSMLFGGEGILLTTLKGTGTVWIQSLPFSRLAERVYAATVQAREEVRAGGK; from the coding sequence GTGCCCAGCCATCAACTCGAATACGAAATCCTTGGCGCGTCGGCGCAATCGGTGGAGATCATCCTCGATCCTGGCGAGACGGTGATTGCCGAGGCCGGTGCGATGAACTACATGACCGACGGCGTGCGCTTCGAAACGCGCATGGGTGACGGTTCGTCCAGCGGTCTGCTGGGCAAGCTGTGGAGCGTTGGCAAACGCATGCTCACCGGCGAATCGCTGTTCATGACCCATTTCAGCAATGCCGGCAAGAGTCAGGCGCGGGTCGCCTTCGCGGCGCCTTATCCGGGTACCGTGGTGCCCATCGACCTGGCGAAGATCGGCGGGCGCTTGATCTGCCAGAAAGACGCCTTCCTCTGCGCAGCACATGGCACCCGCATCGGTATCAGCTTCGCCAAACGTCTGGGCGCCGGCTTCTTCGGCGGCGAGGGTTTCATCCTGCAGAAGCTCGAAGGTGACGGCCTGGCCTTCGTGCATGCCGGTGGCACGGTGATCCGCAAGGAGCTGAACAATGAAACCCTGCGCCTGGATACCGGTTGCCTGGTGGCCTTCAGCAGCGGCATCGATTACGACATCGCTTTGGCCGGCGGCCTGAAAAGCATGCTGTTCGGCGGCGAAGGCATCTTGCTGACCACGCTCAAAGGCACCGGTACGGTGTGGATTCAGAGCCTGCCGTTCTCGCGTCTGGCCGAGCGCGTCTATGCGGCGACCGTGCAGGCGCGCGAGGAGGTGCGCGCCGGTGGCAAGTAG
- a CDS encoding flavohemoglobin expression-modulating QEGLA motif protein produces MNSQQKLDDYQLCIRALSDRIVEAQTPIRVLDAVKWDDGIRDGFLKAKGKQPPAVDRDYYLSRPLAFDAAAKKLEFQNIERDITRQLGQFNPVGQIMRRMCKEYRMVIRMLEARGTEDFGLISQELYGAASDAFHAGDPTLADLGLMLSDYLNNIAARGDLEDEAKTLGASDAVNILQQRLAGVFGDETIRVFESDGILADAAAGADYIKIRSDARFNERDVKALEVHEGLVHVGTTLNGLNQPICTFLAKGPPSSTVTQEGLAILMEVIAFASYPTRLRKLTNRTRAIHMAEEGADFLEVFEFFREQGYGLEGGYSNASRVFRGSLPTGLPFTKDLSYLKGFILIYNYIQLAVRKGKLEQIPLLFCGKTTLEDMRTLRKLVDEGLVQPPKYLPPQFQDMNALSAWMCFSNFLNHLSLDRIEADYANIL; encoded by the coding sequence ATGAATAGCCAGCAGAAACTGGACGACTATCAGCTCTGTATCCGCGCCCTCAGTGACCGCATCGTCGAAGCACAAACGCCCATCCGTGTACTCGATGCGGTGAAGTGGGACGACGGCATCCGTGACGGCTTTCTCAAGGCCAAGGGCAAGCAGCCGCCGGCCGTCGATCGCGACTACTACCTGAGTCGGCCGCTGGCCTTCGATGCCGCCGCGAAGAAACTGGAATTTCAGAACATCGAGCGCGACATTACCCGCCAACTCGGCCAGTTCAACCCGGTCGGGCAGATCATGCGGCGCATGTGCAAGGAATACCGCATGGTCATCCGCATGCTCGAGGCGCGTGGTACCGAGGACTTCGGCCTGATCAGCCAGGAGCTGTATGGCGCTGCCTCCGACGCCTTCCACGCCGGTGATCCGACCCTGGCAGATCTCGGCCTGATGCTCTCGGACTACCTCAATAACATCGCCGCGCGTGGCGACCTGGAAGACGAGGCCAAGACCCTCGGTGCCAGTGATGCGGTGAACATCCTGCAGCAGCGTCTGGCTGGTGTATTTGGCGACGAAACCATTCGTGTGTTCGAGTCCGACGGTATTCTCGCTGATGCCGCCGCTGGCGCCGACTACATCAAGATCCGCAGCGATGCGCGTTTCAACGAGCGCGACGTCAAGGCGCTGGAAGTGCATGAAGGCCTGGTGCATGTCGGCACCACGCTCAACGGCCTCAACCAGCCGATCTGCACCTTCCTGGCCAAAGGCCCACCCTCATCGACGGTGACCCAGGAAGGTCTGGCCATTCTCATGGAGGTCATCGCCTTCGCCTCCTATCCGACCCGCCTGCGCAAGCTGACCAACCGTACCCGCGCCATCCACATGGCCGAGGAGGGCGCGGATTTTCTCGAGGTGTTCGAGTTCTTCCGTGAGCAGGGCTACGGCCTGGAAGGCGGCTACAGCAACGCCAGCCGGGTGTTCCGCGGCTCCTTGCCGACGGGCCTGCCGTTCACCAAGGACCTGTCGTACCTCAAGGGTTTCATCCTGATCTACAACTACATCCAGCTGGCGGTGCGCAAAGGCAAGCTGGAGCAGATTCCGCTGCTGTTCTGCGGCAAGACCACCCTGGAGGACATGCGCACCCTGCGCAAACTGGTGGACGAGGGCCTGGTGCAGCCGCCCAAGTACCTGCCGCCGCAGTTTCAGGACATGAACGCCTTGTCGGCCTGGATGTGCTTCTCCAACTTCCTCAATCACTTGAGCCTGGATCGCATCGAAGCGGACTACGCCAATATTCTCTGA
- a CDS encoding TetR/AcrR family transcriptional regulator: MSSVPASPNATQAANAVAESVQYQGRKASRQGSEQRRQAILDAAMRIIVREGVRAVRHRAVAAEAQVPLSATTYYFKDIDDLITDTFAQFVERSAAQMAAFWAGTRGALEEMVGRLDGSEQARRQLADEIAALAVQYVQRQLRERRDHLIAEQAFQQEALLNPRLRELVRAHRQILQQGVTHFFEVLGSRQPEQDAVLLTAAIVRMEYQGLLDGVEHLDSQGILAILKRYMNLVLGL; encoded by the coding sequence TTGAGCTCCGTGCCCGCGTCCCCGAATGCCACCCAGGCAGCCAATGCTGTCGCCGAAAGCGTCCAGTACCAGGGCCGCAAGGCCAGCCGTCAGGGCAGCGAGCAGCGCCGCCAGGCGATTCTCGATGCCGCCATGCGCATCATCGTGCGCGAGGGCGTGCGCGCCGTGCGCCATCGCGCTGTGGCGGCCGAGGCGCAGGTACCCTTGTCGGCCACGACCTACTATTTCAAGGACATCGATGACCTGATCACCGATACCTTCGCCCAGTTCGTCGAGCGCAGCGCCGCGCAGATGGCGGCATTCTGGGCCGGTACCCGGGGTGCGCTGGAGGAGATGGTCGGGCGCCTGGATGGCAGCGAGCAGGCGCGTCGGCAATTGGCTGACGAAATCGCCGCTCTGGCGGTGCAGTACGTGCAGCGTCAGTTGCGTGAGCGTCGTGATCACCTGATCGCCGAGCAGGCATTCCAGCAGGAAGCCTTGCTCAATCCACGACTGCGCGAGCTGGTGCGAGCTCACCGGCAGATCCTGCAGCAGGGGGTCACCCACTTCTTCGAGGTACTGGGCTCGCGCCAGCCTGAACAGGATGCCGTGCTGTTGACGGCCGCCATCGTGCGGATGGAGTATCAGGGCCTGCTAGACGGTGTAGAGCACCTGGACAGCCAAGGAATACTGGCCATCCTTAAACGCTACATGAATCTGGTTCTGGGGTTGTAA
- the lysS gene encoding lysine--tRNA ligase — MSDQQLDHNELQQEENKLIALRKEKLAAVREQGIAFPNDFRRDRLCADLQKQYEGKSKEELEAAAIPVKVAGRIMLNRGAFMVIQDTSGRLQVYVNRKTLPAEQLEAVKHFDLGDIIAAEGTLARSGKGDLYVDMQNVRLLTKSLRPLPDKHHGLTDTEQRYRQRYVDLIVNEEVRHTFRVRSQVIAHIRRFLNERGFLEVETPMLQTIPGGAAAKPFETHHNALDMAMFLRIAPELYLKRLVVGGFEKVFEINRNFRNEGVSTRHNPEFTMLEFYQAYADYRDNMDLTEELFRELALAVLGSTDVPYGDKVFHFGEPFVRLSVYDSILKYNPDITEADLNDVEKARAIAKKAGAKVLGHEGLGKLQVMIFEELVESKLEQPHFITEYPFEVSPLARRNDDNPNVTDRFELFIGGREIANAYSELNDAEDQAERFLAQVAEKDAGDDEAMHYDADFVRALEYGMPPTAGEGIGIDRLVMLLTNSPSIRDVILFPHMRPQA, encoded by the coding sequence ATGAGCGACCAACAACTCGACCACAACGAACTGCAACAGGAAGAAAACAAGCTGATTGCCCTGCGCAAGGAAAAGCTTGCTGCCGTCCGTGAGCAGGGCATTGCCTTCCCCAACGATTTCCGCCGCGACCGCCTGTGCGCCGACCTGCAGAAACAGTACGAGGGCAAGAGCAAGGAAGAGCTGGAAGCCGCCGCGATCCCGGTCAAGGTGGCCGGGCGCATCATGCTCAACCGTGGCGCCTTCATGGTCATCCAGGATACCTCCGGGCGCCTGCAGGTCTACGTCAACCGCAAGACCCTGCCGGCCGAGCAGCTGGAAGCGGTCAAGCACTTCGACCTGGGCGACATCATCGCTGCCGAGGGCACCCTGGCCCGCTCCGGCAAGGGCGATCTGTACGTCGACATGCAGAACGTGCGCCTGCTGACCAAATCGCTGCGCCCGCTGCCGGACAAGCACCATGGCCTGACCGACACCGAGCAGCGCTACCGCCAGCGCTACGTCGACCTGATCGTCAACGAGGAAGTGCGCCACACCTTCCGTGTGCGTTCGCAGGTGATCGCGCACATCCGTCGTTTCCTCAACGAGCGCGGTTTCCTTGAAGTGGAAACCCCGATGCTGCAGACCATCCCCGGCGGCGCTGCGGCCAAGCCGTTCGAGACCCACCACAACGCGCTGGACATGGCCATGTTCCTGCGTATCGCCCCGGAGCTGTACCTCAAGCGTCTGGTGGTCGGTGGCTTCGAGAAAGTGTTCGAGATCAACCGCAACTTCCGTAACGAAGGCGTCTCGACCCGGCACAACCCCGAGTTCACCATGCTCGAGTTCTACCAGGCCTATGCCGACTACCGCGACAACATGGACCTCACCGAGGAGCTATTCCGCGAGCTGGCCCTGGCCGTGCTGGGCAGCACCGACGTGCCATATGGCGACAAGGTGTTCCACTTCGGCGAGCCGTTCGTGCGTCTGTCGGTGTACGACTCGATCCTCAAGTACAACCCGGACATCACCGAGGCTGACCTCAACGACGTCGAGAAGGCCCGCGCCATCGCCAAGAAGGCCGGCGCCAAGGTGCTCGGCCACGAAGGCCTGGGCAAGCTGCAGGTGATGATTTTCGAAGAGCTGGTGGAGAGCAAGCTGGAGCAGCCGCACTTCATCACCGAGTATCCGTTCGAAGTGTCGCCACTGGCGCGTCGCAACGACGACAATCCCAACGTCACCGACCGCTTCGAGCTGTTCATCGGTGGTCGTGAGATCGCCAACGCCTACTCCGAGCTCAATGACGCCGAAGATCAGGCCGAGCGTTTCCTCGCCCAGGTGGCCGAGAAGGATGCCGGTGATGACGAAGCCATGCACTACGACGCCGATTTCGTCCGCGCCCTGGAGTACGGCATGCCGCCGACGGCTGGTGAAGGCATCGGCATCGACCGCCTGGTGATGCTGCTGACCAACTCACCCTCGATCCGCGACGTCATCCTGTTCCCGCATATGCGTCCGCAGGCTTGA
- the prfB gene encoding peptide chain release factor 2 (programmed frameshift) — translation MEINPILNSIKDLSERTQSIRGYLDYDHKHDRLVEVNRELEDASVWNKPEYAQALGRERAMLAQIVETIDDLTGSLADSKDLLEMAAEENDEGAVNDIAAEVERLREILEKLEFRRMFSGEMDPNNCYLDIQAGSGGTEAQDWANILLRMYLRWADKRGFDATIIELSEGEVAGIKGATVHIKGEYAFGWLRTEIGVHRLVRKSPFDSGARRHTSFSAVFVSPEIDDKVEIDINPSDLRIDTYRSSGAGGQHVNTTDSAVRITHVPTNTVVACQNERSQHANKDTAMKMLRAKLYELEMQKRNAASQALEDSKSDIGWGHQIRSYVLDDSRIKDLRTGVERSDCQKVLDGDLDGYLEASLKQGL, via the exons ATGGAAATCAATCCGATCCTCAACAGCATCAAGGACCTGTCCGAACGTACCCAGTCAATTCGGGGGTATCTT GACTACGATCACAAGCATGATCGTCTGGTCGAAGTAAACCGCGAGCTGGAAGACGCCAGCGTCTGGAACAAGCCCGAGTACGCCCAAGCCCTGGGCCGTGAGCGCGCCATGCTGGCACAGATCGTCGAAACCATCGACGACCTCACTGGTAGCCTGGCCGATTCCAAAGATCTGCTGGAAATGGCTGCCGAAGAAAACGACGAAGGCGCGGTGAACGACATCGCCGCCGAAGTCGAGCGCCTGCGCGAAATCCTCGAGAAGCTGGAGTTCCGCCGCATGTTCAGCGGCGAGATGGACCCGAACAACTGCTACCTGGATATCCAGGCCGGTTCCGGCGGCACCGAGGCCCAGGACTGGGCCAACATCCTGCTGCGCATGTACCTGCGCTGGGCCGACAAGCGCGGCTTCGACGCCACCATCATCGAACTGTCCGAGGGTGAAGTCGCCGGTATCAAGGGCGCCACCGTGCACATCAAGGGCGAGTATGCCTTCGGCTGGCTGCGCACCGAGATCGGCGTGCACCGCCTGGTGCGCAAGAGCCCGTTCGACTCCGGCGCGCGTCGCCACACCTCGTTCTCGGCGGTGTTCGTGTCCCCCGAGATCGACGACAAGGTCGAGATCGACATCAACCCGTCCGATCTGCGCATCGACACCTACCGCTCCTCCGGCGCCGGTGGTCAGCACGTCAACACCACCGACTCGGCGGTGCGTATCACCCACGTGCCGACCAACACCGTGGTCGCGTGTCAGAACGAACGCTCCCAGCACGCCAACAAGGACACCGCCATGAAAATGCTGCGGGCCAAGTTGTACGAGCTGGAGATGCAAAAGCGCAACGCGGCTTCGCAGGCGCTGGAAGACAGCAAGTCCGATATCGGCTGGGGTCATCAGATCCGCTCCTACGTGCTCGATGACTCGCGCATCAAGGACCTGCGTACCGGCGTCGAGCGTAGCGACTGCCAGAAAGTCCTCGATGGCGACCTCGACGGCTACCTCGAGGCCAGCCTCAAGCAGGGCCTGTAA
- a CDS encoding autotransporter outer membrane beta-barrel domain-containing protein: protein MALRVALLGLGLLQVATGVVAGDLALDQRALLLEDSRLPREAALDRLQQVRFAFREAAPEAGEWPLWSRTYGIQGSWDDAGLERRGEGLLMGMDRALGGQWIGGVLGGVARARLDHDQGHGRTDSRYLGVYAATRVYNQLGFRLGLLHGWHELERRDNARSWQLFGESSYAMDYRTFTSEPFAGLALVHLDADARRFDGLRLAAAHEQAGYLTLGWRLAAPWYWQQRKWVGRASLALRQNLGSDRLRDEAVDGDGALQQMHSREFERSSLRLDLSLDHELSRSLYLGLTYAGHYAEDARDNALAARLSLKF, encoded by the coding sequence ATGGCTCTGCGTGTAGCGCTGCTCGGGTTGGGCTTGCTTCAGGTCGCCACGGGCGTTGTCGCTGGCGACCTGGCATTGGACCAGCGCGCCTTGCTCCTGGAGGACAGCCGGTTGCCGCGTGAGGCGGCTCTGGATCGTCTGCAGCAGGTGCGCTTCGCCTTTCGCGAGGCGGCCCCTGAGGCCGGCGAGTGGCCGCTGTGGTCGCGCACCTACGGCATCCAGGGGAGCTGGGACGACGCCGGCCTCGAGCGCCGCGGCGAGGGGCTGCTGATGGGGATGGATCGTGCGCTGGGCGGACAGTGGATCGGCGGTGTGCTGGGTGGAGTGGCGCGTGCCCGGCTGGATCATGATCAGGGTCATGGCCGCACCGATAGTCGTTACCTTGGGGTCTACGCCGCGACTCGGGTATACAACCAGTTGGGGTTTCGGCTCGGGTTGCTGCACGGCTGGCACGAGCTGGAACGGCGCGATAACGCGCGCAGTTGGCAGCTGTTTGGCGAAAGCAGTTACGCCATGGACTATCGCACTTTCACCTCGGAGCCATTTGCCGGCCTGGCGTTAGTGCATCTGGATGCCGACGCCCGGCGTTTCGACGGACTGCGCCTGGCGGCAGCGCATGAGCAGGCTGGCTACCTGACGCTTGGCTGGCGCCTGGCCGCGCCCTGGTACTGGCAACAGCGCAAGTGGGTAGGGCGTGCCAGTCTGGCGCTGCGGCAGAACCTGGGCAGTGACCGCTTGCGTGACGAGGCGGTCGACGGTGATGGCGCACTCCAGCAGATGCACAGTCGTGAGTTCGAGCGCAGCAGCCTGCGTCTTGACCTGAGTCTGGATCATGAGCTCAGCCGCAGCCTCTACCTGGGTCTGACCTATGCGGGCCATTACGCCGAAGACGCGCGCGACAACGCCTTGGCCGCACGCCTGAGCCTGAAGTTCTGA
- a CDS encoding GMC family oxidoreductase: MSQLPLEAYDYLIVGAGPAGCLLANRLSADPGVSVLLIEAGGRDNYPWIHIPVGYLYCIGNPRTDWCYSTEADPGLHGRSLKYPRGRVLGGSSSINGMIYMRGQAADYDGWAAAGNPGWAWRDVLPLFKRSENHFAGASELHGGDGEWRVERQRLSWEILEAFREAAAQNGIASVDDFNGGDNEGCSYFQVNQKRGVRWNASKAFLRDIRQRPNLQVLTGAEAERLELEGSRARALHLRCQGRALRVAARREIILCAGAIGSPALLQRSGIGPRPLLERLGIGVRHELPGVGENLQDHLQLRLIYRVEGVKTLNRIAATPWGKLGMGLEYLLRRSGPLSMAPSQLGAFAKSDPGQARANLQYHVQPLSLERFGEPLHDFPAFTASVCNLRPTSRGSVQIASVDASVAPLIRPNYLSDERDLQVAADAIRLTRRIVAAPALARYRPEEYKPGPQYQSEEDLQRAAGEIGTTIFHPVGTCAMGQGREAVVDARLRVHGIAALRVVDASIMPSITSGNTCSPVLMIAEKAAQMIAADARAAISMVPQREPGCGVSA; encoded by the coding sequence ATGTCGCAACTGCCACTGGAAGCATACGACTACCTGATCGTTGGCGCCGGCCCAGCCGGTTGCCTGCTGGCCAATCGGCTTTCCGCCGACCCTGGCGTCAGCGTGCTGCTGATCGAGGCGGGCGGGCGCGACAACTATCCCTGGATTCATATCCCGGTTGGCTACCTGTACTGCATCGGCAATCCGCGTACCGACTGGTGCTACAGCACCGAGGCCGATCCCGGTCTGCATGGCCGTTCGTTGAAGTACCCGCGTGGCCGCGTGCTTGGCGGCAGCTCGTCGATCAACGGCATGATCTACATGCGTGGCCAGGCCGCGGACTACGATGGCTGGGCTGCGGCGGGCAATCCCGGTTGGGCCTGGCGTGATGTGTTGCCGCTGTTCAAACGCTCGGAGAATCATTTTGCCGGCGCGAGCGAGCTGCACGGTGGCGACGGCGAATGGCGGGTCGAGCGCCAGCGTCTGTCGTGGGAGATTCTCGAGGCCTTCCGTGAGGCGGCGGCGCAGAATGGTATTGCCAGCGTCGATGACTTCAACGGTGGGGATAACGAAGGCTGCAGCTACTTTCAGGTCAACCAGAAGCGCGGCGTGCGCTGGAATGCCTCCAAGGCCTTTCTGCGCGATATTCGCCAGCGCCCCAATCTGCAGGTGCTGACCGGCGCCGAAGCCGAACGGCTGGAGCTGGAGGGCAGTCGTGCCCGTGCCCTGCATCTGCGCTGCCAGGGGCGGGCGCTGCGGGTGGCGGCACGTCGCGAGATCATCCTGTGTGCCGGCGCCATCGGTTCGCCGGCCTTGCTGCAGCGTTCCGGCATCGGCCCAAGGCCGCTGCTTGAACGCCTGGGTATCGGCGTCAGGCACGAGCTGCCAGGTGTCGGTGAGAACCTGCAGGATCACCTGCAACTGCGCCTGATCTACCGCGTCGAGGGCGTGAAGACGCTCAATCGCATTGCGGCTACCCCTTGGGGCAAGCTGGGCATGGGCCTGGAGTACCTGCTCAGGCGCAGCGGGCCGCTGTCCATGGCGCCCAGCCAGCTTGGTGCCTTCGCCAAGTCCGACCCCGGCCAGGCGCGCGCCAATCTGCAATATCACGTGCAGCCATTGTCGCTGGAGCGCTTTGGCGAGCCCTTGCACGATTTCCCGGCCTTCACCGCATCGGTATGCAACCTGCGCCCGACCAGCCGCGGCAGCGTTCAGATTGCCTCCGTCGATGCCAGCGTAGCCCCGCTGATACGCCCAAACTACCTCAGTGACGAGCGGGATCTACAGGTGGCAGCCGATGCCATTCGCCTGACCCGGCGCATCGTCGCCGCGCCCGCCCTGGCCCGCTACCGGCCCGAGGAATACAAGCCGGGGCCGCAGTACCAGAGCGAAGAAGACCTGCAGCGCGCTGCGGGCGAGATCGGCACTACCATCTTCCACCCGGTCGGCACCTGCGCCATGGGCCAGGGCCGTGAAGCGGTGGTCGATGCGCGTCTGCGCGTACATGGTATCGCCGCTTTACGTGTAGTCGACGCGTCGATCATGCCGAGCATCACCTCAGGCAATACCTGCTCGCCGGTGCTGATGATTGCGGAGAAGGCGGCGCAGATGATTGCCGCCGATGCGCGAGCGGCGATAAGCATGGTGCCGCAGCGCGAGCCTGGTTGCGGGGTGAGCGCGTGA